A window from Gossypium raimondii isolate GPD5lz chromosome 7, ASM2569854v1, whole genome shotgun sequence encodes these proteins:
- the LOC105792521 gene encoding serine/threonine-protein kinase D6PKL2, with translation MEPFLDDLADDLQSLSFTSTSTATINRSTSSGSASNSGSSSLAPSAHGSFSSKTIRSGSLSLADLRFSIRLGSGDIGSVYLAELKSQPPPPDTNAGDANNNNNKGSKSDVVFAAKVMDKKELASRSKEGRARTEMEILELLDHPFLPSLYAVIDSPKWFCLLTEFCPGGDLHVLRQRQPLKRFPDSAVRFYASEVVVALEYLHMMGIVYRDLKPENVLVRSDGHIMLTDFDLSLKCDESTSTPHIVSDQKPPVPGLRTDYPKDHPPFTSSSCIIPNCIVPAVSCFHPKRKRKKKSAHRGGPEFVAEPIDVRSMSFVGTHEYLAPEIVSGEGHGSPVDWWTLGIFMYELFYGVTPFKGVDHELTLANIVARALEFPKEPMVPAAAKDLISQLLVKDPPRRLGSTMGASAIKHHPFFQGVNWALLRCTTPPYVPPPFSKEVVSDESCPETPVEYY, from the exons ATGGAGCCGTTTCTCGACGACTTAGCCGACGATCTACAGAGCTTAAGCTTCACCTCCACTTCCACTGCTACAATTAACCGCAGCACCAGCTCAGGGTCTGCCTCCAACTCCGGCTCTTCCTCTCTTGCTCCCTCGGCTCACGGCTCCTTCTCTTCCAAAACCATCCGTTCCGGCTCCCTCTCCCTAGCCGACCTCCGCTTCTCCATCCGCCTCGGCTCCGGCGACATAGGCTCCGTCTACTTAGCCGAACTCAAGTCTCAACCCCCGCCTCCCGACACCAATGCCGGCGAtgctaacaacaacaacaacaaaggcAGTAAAAGCGATGTCGTTTTTGCAGCCAAAGTGATGGACAAGAAAGAGCTAGCGTCGAGGAGTAAAGAAGGGAGAGCTAGGACCGAGATGGAAATACTCGAATTGTTAGACCATCCATTTTTACCTTCGCTTTACGCCGTTATAGATTCCCCTAAATGGTTCTGTCTGTTGACGGAGTTTTGTCCAGGCGGCGACCTTCATGTCCTCCGTCAACGTCAACCTCTCAAACGTTTCCCCGATTCCGCCGTCAG GTTCTATGCATCGGAGGTGGTGGTGGCTTTAGAGTACCTCCATATGATGGGGATTGTTTACCGTGATCTAAAGCCTGAAAACGTGTTGGTTCGATCAGATGGTCACATTATGCTCACGGATTTCGACCTTTCATTGAAATGCGATGAGTCCACATCAACGCCCCACATTGTTTCCGATCAAAAACCGCCGGTACCAGGTCTGCGGACTGACTATCCTAAAGATCATCCTCCTTTCACATCGTCTTCTTGTATCATTCCAAATTGTATTGTACCTGCTGTTTCATGTTTCCACCCAAAACGCAAACGCAAAAAGAAGTCTGCCCATCGTGGTGGGCCTGAGTTTGTGGCTGAGCCCATTGATGTCCGGTCCATGTCTTTTGTAGGGACACATGAATATTTGGCACCGGAAATTGTGTCCGGTGAGGGCCATGGTAGCCCTGTGGATTGGTGGACATTGGGGATCTTTATGTATGAACTGTTTTATGGGGTAACACCGTTCAAGGGCGTGGACCATGAGCTAACCTTAGCCAACATTGTGGCTCGAGCCCTTGAGTTCCCTAAAGAACCCATGGTTCCAGCAGCGGCTAAAGATCTTATTTCCCAGCTGTTGGTGAAGGATCCTCCAAGGCGTTTAGGGTCCACAATGGGTGCATCAGCCATCAAGCACCACCCATTCTTCCAAGGGGTCAATTGGGCATTGCTAAGATGCACGACCCCACCATATGTACCTCCACCTTTTAGTAAAGAAGTTGTATCAGATGAAAGCTGTCCAGAGACCCCAGTAGAGTATTATTAG